From Homoserinimonas aerilata, a single genomic window includes:
- a CDS encoding ABC transporter ATP-binding protein translates to MTQFLSVSDITKVYKAANRQSVTALDDVSLDIDDGQIIALIGPSGCGKSTLLRMIAGLDDDYQGEITWATPPKPGRDIGFVFQEHALLPWRTVQRNVALGLEGKGADKASVTARVAELLAMVGLQDFANSYPSELSGGMRQRVAIVRALAYNPQILLMDEPFGALDAITRDRLQDDLLRIWEQTKKTIVLVTHSVEEAAYLADRVVVMSARPGRIRAIHDVPLPRERDQSTRELPEFAHFSNMLRGQLA, encoded by the coding sequence ATGACCCAATTCCTCTCCGTGTCAGACATCACGAAGGTGTACAAGGCGGCGAATCGGCAGAGCGTCACCGCCCTCGATGATGTGTCCCTCGACATCGACGACGGGCAGATCATCGCGCTCATCGGTCCGAGCGGATGCGGCAAGTCAACGCTGCTGCGCATGATCGCCGGACTCGACGACGACTACCAGGGCGAGATCACCTGGGCGACGCCCCCGAAGCCGGGGCGCGACATCGGCTTCGTCTTCCAGGAGCACGCCCTCCTGCCGTGGCGCACGGTTCAGCGCAACGTCGCACTCGGCCTTGAGGGCAAGGGTGCGGACAAGGCATCCGTCACGGCCCGGGTGGCCGAGCTCCTTGCGATGGTCGGTCTGCAGGACTTCGCCAACTCCTATCCGTCGGAGCTCTCCGGTGGCATGAGGCAGAGGGTCGCGATCGTGCGCGCGCTCGCCTACAACCCCCAGATCCTGCTCATGGACGAGCCGTTCGGCGCACTCGACGCGATCACCCGGGACCGTCTGCAGGATGACCTGCTGCGTATCTGGGAGCAGACGAAGAAGACGATCGTGCTCGTCACGCACAGTGTTGAGGAAGCCGCCTACCTGGCCGACCGCGTCGTCGTCATGAGCGCGCGACCGGGTCGCATCCGTGCCATCCACGACGTGCCTCTTCCGCGTGAGCGTGACCAGTCCACGCGCGAGCTCCCCGAGTTCGCGCACTTCTCCAACATGCTCCGCGGGCAGCTCGCATGA
- a CDS encoding ABC transporter permease yields the protein MTQAIMTATLAPRRGMPPVLKHLLVTVAYLVVIVGIWQVYVTAADVPIYLLPAPDAVWESMVGMAQDGLLWGNMLYTVRNIVIGFVGGVLIGTVLGYILWASRWAREIAAPYIVVLQAAPKIAVAPLLVLWFGLGFESQMALILMLSFFPMMVSMRLGLESISSDVETLGRLLNMGRWRYFRTVQLPGSMPELISGAKIAIIDAMTGAFLAEYISAQVGLGYLMVLGNSSYNTPMLIAAVLLTVVAGLAGFGLIGLAEKRLLRWRTNR from the coding sequence ATGACGCAGGCCATCATGACCGCGACTCTTGCCCCACGCCGGGGGATGCCTCCCGTGCTGAAGCATCTGCTGGTGACGGTCGCCTATCTCGTCGTGATAGTCGGCATCTGGCAGGTCTATGTGACGGCCGCGGATGTCCCCATCTACCTTCTTCCGGCACCGGATGCCGTCTGGGAGTCGATGGTCGGCATGGCTCAGGACGGCCTGCTGTGGGGCAACATGCTCTACACCGTGCGGAACATCGTGATCGGCTTCGTCGGTGGCGTGCTGATCGGTACGGTCCTCGGGTACATCCTGTGGGCGTCCCGCTGGGCCCGCGAGATCGCCGCCCCGTACATCGTGGTCCTGCAGGCGGCCCCGAAGATCGCGGTGGCCCCGCTCCTGGTGCTGTGGTTCGGTCTTGGATTCGAATCCCAGATGGCCCTCATCCTCATGCTCTCCTTCTTCCCGATGATGGTGTCGATGAGGCTCGGCCTCGAATCGATCTCCTCGGACGTCGAGACGCTCGGGCGTCTCCTCAACATGGGCCGCTGGAGGTACTTCCGCACCGTCCAGCTCCCGGGTTCCATGCCCGAGCTGATCTCGGGGGCCAAGATCGCGATCATCGACGCCATGACCGGGGCGTTCCTGGCCGAGTACATCTCCGCCCAGGTCGGGCTCGGCTACCTCATGGTTCTCGGCAACAGCTCCTACAACACCCCCATGCTCATCGCGGCAGTCCTGCTCACCGTCGTCGCCGGCCTTGCCGGGTTCGGGCTCATCGGCCTCGCCGAGAAGCGCCTGCTCCGATGGCGCACCAACCGTTGA
- a CDS encoding carbohydrate ABC transporter permease: MIVRKSEAMIGRVVLILVLILTLIPLVNMLSAALQPADTNPTGLTIPTDPQWINFVTAFETGNVWRLMGSSLFIVVFVVPISLLFATLAGYALGNLRVRGGRFIFIFLILGLTIPFEALIIPLYYQIQAMGVLNTQWAIILPLIGLYMPFSVVWMRAHFLGVPPELSEAARVDGASTAQEFWRIQMPLARPALSALAILLFLWTWNQFLLPVVLVSDPLNRTVAGALTFFQGQYSSSIPLLNAGALIIIVPTILVFVIFQRQFIQALLQGAVKG; this comes from the coding sequence ATGATCGTCAGAAAATCTGAGGCGATGATCGGGCGGGTCGTTCTGATTCTCGTGCTCATCCTCACGCTGATCCCGCTCGTCAACATGCTGTCTGCGGCGCTTCAGCCCGCCGACACGAACCCGACCGGTCTCACCATCCCGACGGATCCCCAGTGGATCAACTTCGTCACGGCCTTCGAGACGGGGAATGTGTGGCGGTTGATGGGGTCGAGCCTGTTCATCGTCGTCTTCGTCGTGCCCATCAGCCTGCTCTTCGCGACGCTCGCCGGCTACGCGCTGGGTAATCTGCGGGTGCGGGGTGGCCGGTTCATCTTCATCTTCCTGATCCTCGGGCTGACGATTCCCTTCGAGGCATTGATCATCCCGCTGTACTACCAGATTCAGGCGATGGGGGTGCTGAACACCCAGTGGGCGATCATCCTGCCCCTGATCGGGCTCTACATGCCGTTCAGTGTTGTGTGGATGCGTGCCCACTTCCTCGGCGTGCCGCCGGAGCTGTCTGAGGCGGCGCGGGTCGACGGGGCATCCACGGCGCAGGAGTTCTGGCGCATCCAGATGCCGTTGGCCCGGCCGGCCCTGTCAGCGCTGGCGATCCTGCTCTTCCTCTGGACCTGGAACCAGTTCCTGTTGCCGGTCGTCTTGGTGTCGGACCCGCTCAACCGAACGGTTGCGGGCGCACTGACCTTCTTCCAGGGGCAGTACTCCTCAAGCATCCCGCTGCTCAACGCCGGCGCCCTGATCATCATCGTGCCGACGATCCTGGTGTTCGTGATCTTCCAGCGACAGTTCATCCAGGCGCTGCTTCAGGGCGCAGTCAAGGGCTGA
- a CDS encoding ABC transporter substrate-binding protein — MAFSRHMALVAVAATATLALAGCAPGGSGPAPTESVEVTTELTTDEVVLTIADETGFPLTDDLAAEFTKQFPNVTFNVTRDTFQNLTANAPKLLAGDTPPDLIRLPTIGDTVKDGLLANLDPWYDAYGWDKWSAAQLAPLRVDADGVRGSGSLYQLGLGYSITGIYMNTTLAKQLGIDAPPSTLAELEEDFAKAKAAGILPLMAGDQDGVVNFVVQAAMNQHADPKEMMDWILNVPGATYDTPGNVQGAELIRKWADAGYFPSDINAIDYASFVSRFLDGEGLFTFNGNWAAADTQAKMGDNVDYFLVPPVEKGGDHVAMGAANSFSVAAGSKHLNEIVFFLNWLHTNDKARQIVTDVTGASPGGDPAQVLPTVAPGSLIEDALAMSAQIAAENGQVDFMANATAGIYAGAIIPESQLLVTGKITGQDFVTAVQKFYAEELAG; from the coding sequence ATGGCATTCTCTCGACACATGGCACTCGTGGCTGTAGCCGCGACGGCCACGCTTGCCCTGGCCGGTTGCGCCCCAGGCGGCAGCGGCCCGGCCCCCACCGAATCGGTGGAGGTGACCACAGAACTCACGACCGATGAGGTGGTGCTCACCATTGCCGACGAGACCGGGTTCCCGTTGACCGATGACCTGGCTGCAGAGTTCACCAAGCAGTTCCCCAACGTCACTTTCAACGTCACCCGAGACACGTTCCAGAACCTCACCGCGAACGCGCCCAAGCTCCTTGCCGGTGACACCCCGCCCGACCTGATTCGCCTGCCCACGATCGGTGACACCGTGAAGGACGGCCTGCTCGCGAATCTCGACCCGTGGTACGACGCCTATGGCTGGGACAAGTGGTCGGCGGCTCAGCTCGCGCCGCTGCGCGTGGACGCCGATGGGGTTCGCGGATCTGGCTCGCTCTACCAGTTGGGTCTCGGCTACAGCATCACGGGCATCTACATGAACACGACCCTGGCCAAGCAGCTGGGCATCGACGCACCCCCGAGCACGCTCGCCGAGCTTGAGGAGGACTTCGCGAAGGCGAAGGCCGCCGGCATCCTGCCCCTCATGGCCGGCGATCAGGACGGCGTGGTCAACTTCGTGGTCCAGGCGGCGATGAACCAGCACGCCGACCCGAAGGAGATGATGGACTGGATCCTGAACGTGCCCGGGGCGACATATGACACCCCCGGCAATGTGCAGGGCGCCGAGCTCATCCGCAAGTGGGCGGATGCGGGCTACTTCCCCAGCGACATCAACGCGATCGACTACGCATCGTTCGTGAGCCGCTTCCTTGATGGCGAAGGCCTCTTCACCTTCAACGGAAACTGGGCTGCGGCAGACACGCAGGCCAAAATGGGTGACAACGTGGACTACTTCCTCGTTCCCCCGGTGGAGAAGGGTGGTGACCACGTGGCGATGGGCGCAGCGAACTCGTTCTCCGTCGCCGCAGGGTCGAAGCATCTCAACGAGATCGTCTTCTTCCTCAACTGGCTCCACACCAACGACAAGGCTCGCCAGATCGTCACCGATGTGACGGGAGCCTCCCCGGGTGGCGACCCCGCGCAGGTGCTCCCGACAGTGGCCCCCGGCTCGCTGATCGAGGATGCGCTGGCCATGTCCGCGCAGATCGCTGCAGAGAATGGACAGGTCGACTTCATGGCCAACGCGACCGCCGGCATCTACGCTGGCGCGATCATCCCGGAGTCTCAGCTCCTCGTCACCGGAAAGATCACAGGTCAGGACTTCGTCACCGCGGTGCAGAAGTTCTACGCAGAAGAGTTGGCTGGCTAG
- a CDS encoding carbohydrate kinase family protein — protein MSAGAASILVIGESIMDVVRGQGDERRHPGGSPMNVAYGLARLGVTTRLLTRLGRDSDGRDILDHLEGAGVEVLPASLHEGATSTAEVSVGEDGSASYRFDIDWRLPAIDDLPVPAFIHVGSISTFLSPGADSLEAFLRAAAGRCVISYDPNIRPALIPDRPAALERFTRYARMCDVVKLSDEDAQWLYPGEGEFSVLDSILSLGPRLVAMTRGAGGVVLATAEGRVEAPARAVELVDSIGAGDSFMAALLAELVTRGAADVDLAQMGGIAHIATTAAALTCGRAGANPPDRAELDEALR, from the coding sequence ATGAGCGCTGGGGCAGCCTCGATTCTCGTCATCGGCGAAAGCATCATGGATGTCGTGCGCGGCCAGGGGGACGAGCGACGCCACCCCGGCGGCTCGCCCATGAATGTGGCGTACGGGCTGGCGAGGCTGGGTGTGACCACCCGACTGCTGACCCGCCTCGGCCGAGATTCTGACGGGCGGGACATCCTCGACCATCTTGAGGGCGCCGGCGTGGAGGTGCTCCCCGCATCGCTGCACGAGGGAGCGACGAGCACCGCCGAGGTGAGCGTCGGGGAGGACGGTTCGGCGAGCTACCGCTTCGACATCGACTGGAGGCTGCCCGCGATCGACGATCTGCCGGTGCCCGCGTTCATCCACGTCGGGTCGATCAGCACCTTCCTCAGCCCCGGGGCCGACTCCCTGGAGGCATTTCTCCGCGCGGCTGCCGGGCGCTGCGTCATCAGCTACGACCCGAACATCCGGCCCGCCCTCATCCCCGACCGGCCCGCAGCGCTGGAGCGGTTCACCCGGTACGCGCGGATGTGCGACGTCGTCAAACTGAGTGATGAAGACGCGCAGTGGCTCTACCCGGGCGAGGGCGAGTTCTCGGTTCTTGACAGCATCCTCTCTCTCGGCCCGAGGCTTGTGGCGATGACCAGAGGCGCGGGCGGGGTCGTTCTCGCGACCGCCGAGGGGCGGGTCGAAGCGCCCGCACGTGCCGTCGAGTTGGTGGACAGCATCGGGGCCGGCGACAGCTTCATGGCGGCGCTGCTCGCGGAACTCGTCACAAGAGGGGCGGCGGATGTCGACCTCGCGCAGATGGGGGGCATCGCGCACATTGCGACGACTGCGGCGGCGCTCACCTGCGGGCGGGCGGGCGCGAACCCTCCCGACCGGGCCGAGCTCGATGAGGCGCTGCGCTGA
- a CDS encoding aldo/keto reductase: protein MSERRYLSDGSSIPAIGFGTNQMDTDAIASAIDVGFRMLDTAWVYGNESAVGDAIRGSGVPRDEFTVITKLPGRAHGVDEARASLTESLASLGLDHVDLYLIHWPMPRVDRYVDAWKGLIALREEGLVRSIGVSNFNPDHVLRLIEETGVAPVVDQVELHPHFIQAEQRAFAAGRGIPTMSWSPLGRRADLMADATIATIAERHGVSPAQVVVRWHIELGSVPIPRSTSAARQAENFDVFGFSLDADEVAAISRLDSGVRLWGGDPETKEEF from the coding sequence ATGTCGGAACGCAGGTATCTCAGTGATGGCAGCAGCATCCCGGCGATCGGCTTCGGAACCAATCAGATGGACACGGATGCGATCGCGTCAGCGATCGACGTGGGCTTCCGCATGCTCGACACGGCGTGGGTGTACGGCAATGAGAGCGCCGTGGGTGACGCCATCCGTGGTTCCGGCGTGCCGCGTGACGAGTTCACCGTCATCACGAAGCTGCCGGGCCGGGCGCACGGAGTGGACGAGGCGCGCGCCTCGCTGACCGAGTCGCTCGCGAGCCTGGGCCTCGACCACGTCGACCTCTATCTCATCCACTGGCCGATGCCACGTGTCGACCGCTACGTCGACGCGTGGAAGGGGCTCATCGCCCTGCGGGAGGAGGGGCTCGTGCGTTCCATCGGGGTGTCCAACTTCAACCCCGATCATGTCCTGCGGCTCATCGAGGAGACGGGGGTGGCGCCGGTCGTCGACCAGGTCGAACTGCACCCGCACTTCATCCAGGCCGAGCAGCGGGCATTCGCCGCAGGCCGCGGAATCCCGACGATGAGCTGGAGCCCGCTCGGGCGCCGCGCCGACCTGATGGCGGATGCCACCATCGCAACGATCGCGGAGCGTCACGGGGTCTCACCGGCCCAGGTGGTCGTGCGGTGGCACATCGAGCTCGGGTCGGTGCCCATCCCGCGCTCGACGAGTGCTGCGCGTCAGGCGGAGAACTTCGACGTCTTCGGCTTCAGTCTCGACGCCGACGAGGTCGCGGCGATCAGCCGCCTCGACTCGGGTGTGAGGCTCTGGGGCGGCGACCCCGAGACGAAAGAGGAGTTCTAG
- a CDS encoding glycosyl hydrolase family 32 has product MTFSLDAHWVWDFWLADDGDLFHLFYLHAPKSLGDQNLRHRNAKVGHATSSDLIEWSDHGVVLQPGGPGAFDETATWTGSVLRGPDGVWRMFYTGSRFLASDSVANIEAVGVATSTDLHHWTKAEQPITVADPRWYEKLGDSSWPEEAWRDPWVFADPAGDGWHMILTARSSHGDEEDRGVIAHAVSQDLMSWQVQPPLTEPGTGFKHLEVPQIAQIGSRTVLLFSCDTPALAGHRSGDRGGIWVVDVESPIGPYAPQGARLLAEESLYCGRLIQNRDGEWMLMAFENMTADGGFTGALSNPIPVEFSDADGGLVISATRGAQA; this is encoded by the coding sequence ATGACCTTCTCCCTTGACGCCCATTGGGTGTGGGACTTCTGGCTCGCCGATGACGGTGACCTGTTCCACCTCTTCTACCTCCATGCGCCGAAGTCGCTCGGCGACCAGAACCTCCGCCACAGGAACGCGAAGGTCGGGCATGCGACATCGTCTGACCTGATCGAGTGGAGCGACCACGGGGTGGTGCTTCAGCCCGGAGGGCCGGGGGCGTTCGACGAGACGGCCACCTGGACGGGGAGCGTGCTGCGCGGCCCTGATGGTGTCTGGCGGATGTTCTACACGGGTTCGCGATTCCTGGCATCCGACTCTGTGGCCAACATCGAGGCTGTCGGTGTCGCGACCTCCACCGACCTTCACCACTGGACGAAGGCGGAGCAGCCCATCACAGTGGCCGACCCGCGCTGGTACGAGAAGTTGGGCGACTCGAGCTGGCCGGAGGAGGCCTGGCGGGACCCGTGGGTGTTCGCCGATCCGGCGGGGGATGGGTGGCACATGATCCTCACCGCACGCTCCTCTCACGGCGACGAAGAAGACCGGGGGGTCATCGCCCACGCGGTGTCACAAGACCTCATGTCCTGGCAGGTGCAGCCACCGTTGACGGAGCCCGGCACCGGCTTCAAGCACCTCGAAGTGCCGCAGATCGCACAGATCGGGTCACGCACGGTACTGCTGTTCTCCTGCGACACACCCGCGCTGGCTGGCCATCGCTCGGGAGACCGCGGCGGAATCTGGGTGGTCGACGTCGAATCTCCCATCGGGCCGTATGCCCCCCAGGGTGCGCGGCTCCTCGCCGAAGAGTCGCTGTACTGCGGGCGACTCATCCAGAACCGTGACGGCGAGTGGATGCTCATGGCCTTCGAGAACATGACGGCCGACGGTGGCTTCACCGGCGCGCTGTCGAACCCGATTCCCGTTGAGTTCTCCGACGCCGATGGCGGGCTCGTAATCTCTGCAACCCGAGGAGCACAGGCATGA
- a CDS encoding carbohydrate ABC transporter permease: protein MKNSIAPRRAAAGSAARRGTLVGWLFVLPALIAYAAFVIYPLLTGVQYSFYRWNGVGASEWVGFANYIRVFTDSTLLGSIRNAFVLIAFFTVIPVAAGLVLATLIRSMRPGFFSSASQTILFLPQIIPLAAAGIAWSWMYAQTGAVNQILNAIGLGFLARPWLGDFQTALPAVGLIGSWVLTGLCAVLFLTGIGKIDQALYEAVRLDGASWWREFITVTIPGLRQEIAVLVTLTVIAALSSFDIIYTTTLGGPGRATLVPGISIYRIGFTQSEVGLASAFGIVLMLLVLACVLPIQRLARAGTK, encoded by the coding sequence GTGAAGAATTCGATTGCGCCTCGTCGGGCTGCTGCGGGATCAGCAGCCCGACGGGGAACCCTCGTGGGCTGGCTGTTCGTCCTCCCCGCGCTGATCGCCTACGCCGCCTTCGTCATCTACCCCCTGCTCACGGGTGTGCAGTACTCCTTCTACCGATGGAACGGCGTGGGAGCATCCGAATGGGTCGGTTTCGCCAACTACATTCGGGTGTTCACCGACTCGACCCTGCTCGGGTCGATCCGCAACGCATTCGTTCTCATCGCGTTCTTCACCGTGATCCCGGTGGCTGCCGGCCTCGTGCTGGCGACGCTGATCCGCTCCATGCGGCCCGGCTTCTTCTCCAGCGCATCCCAGACCATCCTGTTCCTGCCCCAGATCATCCCCCTCGCGGCCGCCGGCATCGCCTGGTCGTGGATGTATGCGCAGACCGGCGCGGTGAACCAGATACTCAATGCGATCGGGCTCGGCTTTCTGGCTCGACCCTGGCTCGGCGACTTCCAGACTGCGCTACCGGCCGTCGGATTGATCGGGTCGTGGGTTCTCACCGGCCTCTGTGCGGTGCTCTTCCTCACCGGCATCGGCAAGATCGACCAGGCCCTCTACGAGGCGGTGCGTCTCGACGGGGCCAGCTGGTGGCGTGAGTTCATCACCGTCACGATCCCCGGCCTGCGGCAGGAGATCGCAGTGCTGGTCACGCTCACCGTCATCGCCGCGCTGAGCTCATTCGACATCATCTACACGACAACGCTCGGAGGGCCGGGGCGAGCCACCCTGGTTCCCGGCATATCGATCTACCGGATCGGTTTCACGCAGAGTGAAGTCGGGCTGGCATCCGCGTTCGGCATAGTGCTCATGCTGCTCGTGCTGGCCTGTGTGCTCCCCATACAGCGACTGGCGAGAGCGGGTACCAAATGA
- a CDS encoding LacI family DNA-binding transcriptional regulator — MSSKRATLADVARLAGLSSTAASMILNGRTDTRLSKDAHDRVNAAAEALGYRPNVAARGLRTDKTLSIAFISDVVATTRFASGLIKGALAAAEAAGHVVLVLETGGDPAREAEAIAAVLDRQVDGIIFATMRARELFVPDIPSTTPVVMLNATNARHGASVLPDEEAGGRKAIELLVEHGHRDG, encoded by the coding sequence ATGTCGAGCAAGCGAGCAACCCTGGCCGATGTGGCACGCCTGGCCGGTCTCTCCTCGACCGCGGCCTCGATGATCCTCAACGGCCGCACCGATACCCGCCTGTCAAAGGACGCCCACGATCGCGTCAACGCTGCGGCAGAGGCGCTCGGTTACAGGCCGAACGTCGCCGCACGAGGCCTTCGAACCGACAAGACCCTCAGCATCGCATTCATCTCGGATGTCGTCGCCACCACCCGCTTCGCGAGCGGACTGATCAAAGGGGCGCTCGCGGCCGCAGAGGCCGCCGGCCACGTCGTCCTCGTCCTCGAGACAGGGGGCGACCCCGCCCGCGAGGCCGAAGCGATCGCCGCCGTACTCGACCGGCAGGTCGACGGAATCATCTTCGCGACGATGCGGGCCCGAGAACTCTTCGTGCCCGACATCCCCTCGACCACCCCCGTTGTCATGCTCAACGCGACCAACGCCAGGCACGGTGCCTCGGTGCTTCCCGACGAGGAGGCCGGGGGAAGAAAGGCGATCGAACTCCTGGTCGAGCACGGCCACCGCGACGG
- a CDS encoding serine hydrolase domain-containing protein has translation MIHEVHGHVVAGFEPVRDAFAAAFDEQPTMGAALAIRHNGVVVVDLWGGVADERTGSPWEEDTLSVIFSCTKGLVSVLAARLVQEGLIDYWAPVSRYWPEFAAAGKSSVRVKDVLAHRSGVSAPRHPMTVDDITDWDTVVTHLAAQEPLWEPDTGYAYHALTHGWLMGEIIRRVTGKTVGEYFSEVVAIPLGADAWIGLPEKQQSRVAHLQVGSTLAELVAQQEAARPSGVTDWSERAMTLGGALPPELVGTDSGFNNPVVRAAEIPGAGGIATARALASIWSATIGETDGVRLLEDSAIEAATELQSEGPPVWDVPGPWPRWGMGLQLDSEPRRFVTERGFGHDGAGGQAAFADPGAGIGFAFLTNRMEAIADVRATRIVDSLRTVLGITR, from the coding sequence ATGATCCACGAAGTACACGGGCACGTCGTCGCCGGATTCGAACCGGTGAGAGACGCATTCGCGGCAGCTTTCGACGAGCAGCCAACCATGGGGGCGGCGCTCGCGATTCGCCACAATGGGGTGGTCGTCGTCGACCTGTGGGGAGGCGTCGCCGACGAGCGGACCGGCTCGCCGTGGGAGGAGGACACGCTCAGCGTGATCTTCTCCTGCACCAAAGGTCTGGTGTCTGTTCTTGCGGCCCGGCTCGTCCAGGAGGGGCTGATCGACTACTGGGCGCCCGTCTCCCGTTACTGGCCGGAGTTCGCGGCCGCCGGAAAGTCGTCGGTGCGGGTGAAGGATGTGCTCGCGCACCGCTCCGGGGTCTCGGCCCCGAGGCATCCGATGACGGTCGACGACATCACCGACTGGGACACCGTCGTCACGCACCTGGCTGCGCAGGAACCGCTCTGGGAGCCCGACACCGGATACGCCTATCACGCGCTCACCCACGGATGGCTCATGGGCGAGATCATCCGACGGGTCACCGGCAAGACCGTGGGGGAGTACTTCTCGGAGGTCGTCGCGATCCCCCTGGGGGCGGATGCGTGGATCGGCCTTCCGGAGAAGCAGCAGTCGCGTGTCGCACACCTTCAGGTCGGCTCGACGCTGGCCGAACTTGTCGCCCAGCAGGAGGCGGCCAGGCCGTCGGGCGTCACCGACTGGAGTGAGCGGGCGATGACGCTGGGCGGAGCGCTGCCCCCCGAGCTGGTCGGAACCGACTCCGGATTCAACAACCCGGTAGTTCGCGCAGCCGAGATCCCTGGGGCCGGCGGCATCGCCACGGCGCGCGCCCTCGCCTCGATCTGGTCTGCGACGATCGGGGAGACCGACGGCGTGCGCCTTCTTGAGGACTCCGCGATCGAAGCGGCGACCGAGCTTCAGAGCGAAGGCCCGCCGGTCTGGGATGTGCCCGGGCCGTGGCCGCGCTGGGGGATGGGCCTGCAGCTCGACAGTGAGCCGCGCCGCTTCGTCACCGAGCGAGGATTCGGGCACGACGGCGCGGGTGGGCAGGCGGCGTTCGCCGACCCGGGGGCCGGAATCGGGTTCGCGTTTCTCACGAACCGCATGGAAGCGATCGCGGATGTTCGTGCGACACGGATCGTGGACAGCCTCCGAACCGTGCTCGGCATCACCCGATGA
- a CDS encoding nucleoside phosphorylase, whose protein sequence is MTEETPLRSASDPWLDGRPPHIPTDGRTLPRVCLLPGDPARVSLASAVLEDFELIGEKREYRLGVGRFAGQEIAICSTGIGGPSTEIAIVELSRLGVTTFIRVGGMGAIPAGIVPGSITSVASALRDGGTARFYAKGDEPIPAHDEVLDALDAAAATHGEALTPITVMSCDSYYVGEGRSLPGLEKAAEERMADVLRRGADAMDMECETVFAVAKALGRRYGAVLATHGNRATDEWLEDYAPVQQRMLTIACEAAAMLSVEG, encoded by the coding sequence ATGACGGAAGAAACACCCCTCCGCAGCGCCAGTGACCCCTGGCTCGACGGCAGACCGCCCCACATCCCGACAGATGGCCGAACGCTGCCCCGCGTGTGCCTCCTCCCGGGAGATCCCGCCCGCGTCTCACTCGCATCCGCCGTTCTCGAGGACTTCGAACTCATCGGCGAGAAGCGCGAATACCGCCTCGGCGTAGGCCGCTTCGCCGGCCAGGAGATCGCGATCTGCTCCACCGGCATCGGCGGACCATCCACCGAGATCGCGATCGTCGAGCTCAGCCGACTCGGTGTCACAACCTTCATCAGGGTCGGAGGCATGGGTGCGATCCCCGCAGGGATCGTGCCCGGATCGATCACCTCGGTCGCCTCAGCCCTGCGCGACGGCGGCACCGCCCGCTTCTACGCGAAGGGCGACGAACCCATCCCTGCCCACGACGAGGTCCTCGATGCGCTGGATGCCGCCGCCGCAACGCACGGCGAGGCCCTCACCCCCATCACGGTCATGTCCTGCGACTCGTACTACGTGGGCGAAGGTCGGAGCCTGCCCGGCCTCGAGAAGGCGGCGGAGGAACGCATGGCGGATGTGCTTCGGCGGGGGGCCGACGCCATGGACATGGAGTGCGAGACGGTGTTCGCGGTCGCGAAAGCCCTCGGGCGCCGCTACGGGGCGGTCCTGGCGACACACGGCAACCGCGCGACAGACGAGTGGCTCGAGGACTACGCCCCGGTGCAGCAGCGGATGCTCACGATCGCCTGCGAGGCAGCGGCGATGCTCAGCGTCGAGGGTTAG